From the Caloenas nicobarica isolate bCalNic1 chromosome 2, bCalNic1.hap1, whole genome shotgun sequence genome, the window CGCTTCGCTGCCTACCTGGCCGGAGAGGGGCTGCGGGAGCCGCCGATCCCCGCCGCGCCGGGACGGGACGATGGGCGGGCGGCCGCGCCCGCAGCGGGGGAGGTCTGGTCCTCCCCGccaaggggaggagggagccgCAGGAGCGTGGTTTAACGTtgatgagtttttacaggacttcGGTCGTCTGAATGTCAACAACCCGGTGTTTCAAAGATAGTCATTGTGTATTGTAAGTCAGGCATgtagaaacagcaggaggagagaaactcccagatgcaggtgcagggaggaaagcacgCAGTTCTGTGTAACTACAACTGTGTAACTGCAAGTcgcatcctgaaccatttgcttctgccaaatggataagaccGTTGCcgcttgcttttgccaaaaggataagattctgctttctcgTCATAGATAATAATAACTGATCAATGCTCTTCTTTCTCTATGTAACAGAAAGTAATTGTCTATGCAATAGACAACCATTGTTGAAGTTATAACATAGATGTAATACATAATGGTGTTAAGAATGTATAAATACATCAGTGTAACCAGCAATAAATAggctcatgatgatcatattggtCGTGTCGTGAAGTCCGCAGTGCCCTCGCGTCAGTTtaacaaacaaacgaacaaaaccaACACGCCCTCCTGCACAAGCGGTACAaggttgggttggtttttttgcccCGTGGAACAAGCTGATGGGGGCTGCCCAGGGTAGCACGTCTCCGTCTTCCCATCATGCTGCTCTATTTACACTCAACTTCTAGGGCacagttatcttttttttttttttaaatgtacagaaAGTAACTGCATAGGGAGTTCTCTTTGGTTTAACCCCCTGCTTTTTCTCCATCAGCCCATCACCACGATCACACCCCACCCGTTCTGCCTTTGTGTGTAGAGCACTGGCTCTTTAACTGGAATTAAAGGTGACTAAACTGGTGGGTGGGTTTCCCCATCCCCTCAtataatgattttattttcttcacctgAGATGGCTGAGTTGCGATGCACCGAGTTAAGCCCAGCACAATCTGGCACCATTTGGATGATGACCACTGAGCTTTGACTTGGAGTTGTGCACAGAGTTCTGCCCAAAAACAAATGCTTGGCTCAGCACCCCTTCACTGTAAAGGCTCTTTGCTACAAAACCTCAAACTTCATGGTAACCCAAGTAAGCACCACAGCTTCGCAGTATTCAGAAAAATCTCATGTTGAACAGTGAATTACAAACAAGCTACAGAGAAGCTGGTTGTActctgtcaaaaaaaaagttgttttcttcatactacagataaaaatatacataatttatggttgaaaaaaagaaacagaggccCATAGCACATACAgttcttttattatttcaggaacagaaacagcaaaacgAACCATTATAATCAGAAAGCTATTTCAGCTATGTCTTTGGTATTATACAGTTAAACTGTTTCAGAAACTATGAATAGGAAAAACACAACAATAGCAAAAACTTAAAGCTTTGTCATTTAAATATTCCATAGGTACCATATGCTTTTTCATTACATTCTTTGTTAGAAGACTAATAAGGTAGGTGATAGGTAATAAAACCAGGTGTCCTGTGGTGACAAAACAATGATCTTCACCACCTGAATACCATATAAGGATATTTGGTACAAAGATGTACTTTTATTCCTATTTTTGCCTAAGTGCTTGTCCAGTTGTTATCCAAAAAATACTGTCTAGTCAGGATGCTTAGCAACACTTGGAACAGGCTGACAAAGCCTCCTTTCATCTCTAGGGAATGTTATTAAGACATTAAATAGATGAGCCTGGAAGAACAAAAAAGGTAACTAAAGATGTACTCCAGCCTTGTCGGAAACAAAATTAACTTCTTCCTTCCCTATGAGAAGTCACTGCCTGACTTGCTGCCTCGTGGCCACAAAAAGTGACGTGCAATGCAGACTACAAGGACAGATAAAGCATTCACTGAAGAAGTGGGTTGTTTCTTTTGCCAGCAAGAAGTCAGAGACCTCTGCACTAAGGTGCACAGGGCAAGAGAGTTGTAAATGGCAGTGGCTGTGTCTAAGTGGTTCTGTTATTCTATTCAAGCCTGAGATGAAGGCCACAGAAGTGGATTCAGCCACAGTTGAAAGAGACAATTAGTGCAAAAAGAGTAGCCCTaatctaaagaaaaagaatgttatTGTGTAATGGTGGCTCTTCTGCCAAGACATCTCCTTTTTAAGGAGAGCAAAATCTGCCACAGAACAAAATGCTGGAAGTTTTGTTGTGCCGGATGAAGAACAGGAAGGGATGATCAGCTGTGAAATCTGGAACGATCATTGCACAGCGCAGCATCATCACccctgctgtggcagctgccgCTTCGGTGCCTTCTTCGTTGACTTCCACAAAGCTCTTGTGAACCACTTCAGAGAGCACCAGCTCTTTGCCAGCTGAGATTCCCGAGAAGTCTGCCTTCTCTAAGTCAAATGCATCAGGCATTCCCATGCTGCTCAGAAGGGGTTTCAGATCATAATCTTCTTCCAGTTTAAATCTGGGTAAAGACACCTTCACCTCTGTACAGTCCATCATTTCAGGATTGATCCAATCTATCAGCCTCTCATATGTAAGTTCTCTTTCGAGCTAAAGAAAAACCAAAAGTtacataattaaaatgaaaagaaagtcaGTTTCATATAGCCAAAAGTGGCAATTATTGTGTTTGTCTACATAGCgcataatatgtattttttttcccaggatttAGTGCCTCAAGCCAAAAGTGCAAGTTATACTTCTCACTAGAGACTATAGCTCCAGCCGAGATCAATCCTATATGCTTTTAGGTAGGTACAATAAGGATCAGTCCCACATAAAGCTTACTTCTTTACTTTTATAAAAAGTTAgattgattttggttttttggtggtggtgttttgtttgttttttgtggggttttgttgttgttttttggtttttgtttggtttcttttttgctgttgttgttggagtgctgtttcgggtttgtgttttgggggttttttgtttgttttgtttttcaaatggaaagCAAAGACATAGAAGAACTGATATGAAAAGGTCCCAAAGGATCTGATCCCAGTTCTTCGGTCTCTTAACCACAGGATCCTCCTTCAGGTTGACAGGCTGATGAAAAATTCTGCTCACAATGCCCTTTGCAGTCAGTGTTAGAAAGCCTTACAAATAAATTCCTTGTCCAGAGCAAAAAATAGTCAAAACTTGTATAATATCTCCACAACAGAAGAGATCCTACACTTTCCCGTGAGCCTGTTTGCAGGTGGTGGACCAGAGAAAATCTGCCAGCTGTTCAGAACAGACCTCCTAGGAGCTCCCCCAAATCCTCTCTCACTGTATATGATGCTCACCATGCTATGCCTTCGCCATAACGACAGCTAAACTCTGCTTCTGAGGAAGGTCAGGTCATCTTCCAGAGCCTCTGGCCAAGGGGGCAGCACACAGCTTGACTAGTAGTGGCATAAGGCATGCCAACTGCTTTGGGGGCTGGGAGATGTGGGACATTTCAGCAGGTGTTGAGCACCAATGACATAACAGCTTTGGAATTGAACTGTGGGTCTACATGCAGTATCAAACTCTCTTCCCTGGAAGGATACAGGCTGTCTTTGCACTTAGCTCAACAACTTACTCTTTCCAAGCCAGTGGATCCATCCTGGATTTTATCAGGGAGCAGAATGATCATGCTGAGTTCATTACCGACATAAGGGAGCTCAAGGATTTTGGTCCGGAAGTCCCCAATATAGGTCATGTTAAAACTATCCTTCATGAACATCATCTGCACAGGTTTGGTCTCGttctaaaaatgaagagatttcAATAGTTAGTACTGAGCTAGCATGCTGGTCTCAAAATACGAAGCAGGCATCCAGTTACTTGGGGCTTTTTAGAATTTGACTGAAGAGAACAAAGCACATCACAGAGTACAGCCCCACCACTGTCTCTTATAAAGAAAGAAGTTAAGAGGTAAGAATCCCTGagattaaaatttttaattactaATGTGGAAATGTCTGTGAAGTTTCCTTTAAGGCAAAGAGGCAAGGACAAATATTTGCTCACTTAAGAACTAGCGACAAGTACTAAACAGAGCTGGTAGGAAGCAGGGCTTGTGTTCCTTGCTTTAAATGAATACAACATAATTTCAAtttagatattttcatttttagtccATGTAGCTCTAAGTGATATAACaaagaggaattaaaatattttaaaattataaaggCATTgatgtgctggagagagttcagaggagggcgacgaggctggtgaggggcctggagcacaagcctaatgaggagcagctgagggagctggggctgtttggcctggagaaaaggaggctgaggggagacctgatcgctgtctgcaactacctgaaaggagggtgtagcatagagggggttggtctcttctcccaagtagcaagtattggatgagaggaaatggcctctctctcttttttttttctgtaaagaagggttgcgccagggaaggttcagattggatattaggaaaaatttcttcccgaaaagggttgtcaggcattggaacaggctgcccagggaagtggtggagtcaccatccctgatgGAGTCTAAAACACAggtagatgtggtgcttagagGACAtgatttagaggtggacttggaaCAGCTGGACTcgaccttaaaggtcttttccaactaaaatattctatgattctataaaaatGCCAAGAAAGTGAGCACATTATTTTGAATTCTTAGAAGTCACATGGATAGTAAGGagaggaaagatttttcttgtcaattttcttctctgctatttccttccattttcacaAGGAGTAGCAGCTACTATTGCTTACAtcattattttcctccttttcactTAAGAGTTTCATTGCTTTCTCCTTTACCTTCATGAGATAATGGTGATGCaagtagttttttgtttttcaggtaaaGCCCATTGAAACAATGCCCACAGAATatgacagaaattattttgcagcaCCAATGACACATGTAAAGGATGGATAAGCAAAAAAAAGGCCACGCAGCATATGAAAATTATCTAGTGAGTCATAAGTGCAAGAGTCACAGAAATAATGTCACAGGATGCTGGAAAGACTCCTGGGATGTTAATGTAACTTGTTGCTACTGGACAGGTTGTAAAAGAACTAGCTTAAAAACTTCAGGTTACACCTTGGATTTCCAATTGCTCATTTGAGCCTACTCACAGACTTCTGCAGCTCATCAGTGGCTAATCATTAGTAGGACAAAAATACAAACTTAAACTGTTTAGTTTTACAGGGCAGTTGTTTACATATGTAAAAGCGAGTTCCTTGGCTGAGCCAGGCCAGCATTTCCCAACCTTACATCTTGTAACTTTCTCTAATAGTTACCTGGATCCCAAAGACTCTgatcttaaaataataataattgattGAAGAAGACTTACATTCAGAAGTTTCTGCACATGCAGAAGTGCTCTTTTCAGCCTAAAACCTAAAGGAATACTTCGTATCTATACCAGTTTCATGCTAAAATAATTAAGTTCACTGACTGCTGTGGAATTGTTCGTAACTCTCAAACAGCCTGACTGCTTCACTcaactgttttcttctcagttctAAGGTCTGTAACTATGTAGAGGGCTACCTCTCTCAAACAAGAagggtaaaggaaaaaagagacagaatgaaagaaatactTAATTGTTATATTAAAGTTTCTAGCAATTATCTGTAACTTAGCAGAAACTAAACAAAGAGAGTGTCCATATTAAAGGGAGGAGGTATAAGGAATTTCATCCAGCCTATCCAAGGTAATTCTGCTTAaacgactttttttttttttctttcagagctAAATGTATTCATTTCTGAGTGCTTTAGAGTAACAGTGTCTTGTCGGTGTTTTAGCACATCATACCTTGTTAATTTGAAATGGCCTTTCTGCTGTTCTCTCTTTGTTGAACTGCTTTTCCCAGTTGCCTTTGAAGTAGATGGCATTCACCAACACAAGTCTGGTCAGCGAATCAAGAATCCCCTCCGCCAACAGGTTCTGAATTTTACCTTTATGATACATagaaaaaccccattttttaaGAGCTCGACATCTAATTATTATCTAATATAGTATCTACTCTGTAATTAATACACAATAGATAAGAGAATTATATACCAAACAGAGCAAGAGCTcaatgtttgtttggttttttttttaaattcacagtATTATATCTTGAAATAGCTGTTTACCCAAGCCCTGTCTGCCATTAAATACAACAGGGCATTCTGCAAAGCACTCACCTTCAGTCCTTTCCTCTACCCaggcatttatttgttttctggaatCCTCCCAAGCATGTCTGAAGTCAGTTTGTTCTAGTCCAGCATGGTAGAATTTCTCACTCGACTCTATAAATGACTAACATGGACATCCAGAACAGCTTTGCAACAATATATTTTACTCCTATTCAGCCACAGATGATTCTTAAATATACCAAGAAAATCTGCCCACTT encodes:
- the LOC135986002 gene encoding serpin B6-like, with protein sequence MDNLCAANTTFAVDLLRKLCENKSRQNLFFSPFSISSALSMILLGSKSNTEAQIAKVLSLNKAEDAHNEYQSLLSEINDSNTKYILRTANRLYGEKTFEFLSSFIESSEKFYHAGLEQTDFRHAWEDSRKQINAWVEERTEGKIQNLLAEGILDSLTRLVLVNAIYFKGNWEKQFNKERTAERPFQINKNETKPVQMMFMKDSFNMTYIGDFRTKILELPYVGNELSMIILLPDKIQDGSTGLERLERELTYERLIDWINPEMMDCTEVKVSLPRFKLEEDYDLKPLLSSMGMPDAFDLEKADFSGISAGKELVLSEVVHKSFVEVNEEGTEAAAATAGVMMLRCAMIVPDFTADHPFLFFIRHNKTSSILFCGRFCSP